A single genomic interval of Cyprinus carpio isolate SPL01 chromosome B24, ASM1834038v1, whole genome shotgun sequence harbors:
- the LOC109085767 gene encoding COP9 signalosome complex subunit 5-like: protein MAGSSIAMKTWELSNSMQEVQSIDEIYKYDKKQQQEIRVSLPLVYSHHYFKYCKISALALLKMVMHARSGGNLEVMGLMLGKVDGETMIIMDSFALPVEGTETRVNAQAAAYEYMAAYIENAKQVGRLENAIGWYHSHPGYGCWLSGIDVSTQMLNQQFQEPFVAVVIDPTRTISAGKVNLGAFRTYPKGYKPPDEGPSEYQTIPLNKIEDFGVHCKQYYALEVSYFKSSLDRKLLELLWNKYWVNTLSSSSLLTNADYTTGQVFDLSEKLEQAEAQLGRGSFMLGLDTHDRKSEDKLAKATRDSCKTTIEAIHGLMSQVIKDKLFNQVNTSSN, encoded by the exons ATGGCTGGCAGTAGCATAGCGATGAAAACATGGGAGCTGTCAAACAGCATGCAGGAAGTTCAGAGTATTGATGAAATATACAAGtatgataaaaaacaacaacaagagatTCGAGTAAGTTTACCAC TTGTTTACAgccatcattattttaaatactgcAAGATATCAGCATTGGCACTGTTGAAGATGGTGATGCATGCCCGATCTGGAGGAAACCTAGAGGTGATGGGACTAATGCTGGGGAAGGTGGATGGAGAGACCATGATCATCATGGACAGCTTCGCTCTACCCGTGGAGGGCACTGAAACGCGGGTCAATGCTCAGGCTGCTGCCTATGAATACATGGCTGCTTATATAGAGAATGCTAAACAG GTGGGGCGGTTGGAGAATGCCATTGGATGGTACCACAGTCATCCTGGATACGGCTGCTGGCTTTCAGGCATAGATGTCAGCACTCAGATGCTTAACCAACAGTTTCAAGAGCCTTTTGTCGCAGTAGTG ATTGATCCCACAAGGACTATATCCGCAGGGAAGGTCAATCTTGGAGCATTCAGGACATATCCAAAG GGTTACAAGCCTCCAGATGAAGGTCCGTCTGAATACCAAACGATACCACTTAACAAGATTGAGGACTTTGGAGTGCACTGCAAACA GTACTATGCTTTAGAAGTGTCTTATTTTAAGTCTTCCCTGGACCGCAAACTCCTAGAGCTGTTGTGGAATAAGTACTGGGTCAACACTTTGAGCTCCTCCAGCCTTCTGACA AATGCAGACTACACCACTGGACAGGTGTTTGACTTGTCTGAGAAGCTCGAGCAGGCAGAAGCTCAGCTGGGACGAGGCAGTTTCATGTTGGGCTTAGATACTCATGATAGGAAATCTGAGGACAAACTCGCAAAGGCAACACGTGACAG CTGCAAGACAACCATTGAAGCAATTCATGGTTTGATGTCCCAGGTTATCAAAGATAAACTCTTCAATCAAGTGAACACATCTTCCAACTAA